In one Shinella zoogloeoides genomic region, the following are encoded:
- a CDS encoding TerC family protein — protein MDSILALMQDPAAWIALITLIVMEVVLGIDNLIFISILTNKLPAEHRVQARRIGIGLALVMRLALLGTIAWIVQLTTPVFEAFGHGYSWKDMILIAGGLFLVWKATKEIHHNVDPVDHKEDMVGGAVSSTFASAIGQILLLDLVFSIDSIITAVGMTPHLPIMVVAVVVAVTVMLVASNPLANFIEKNPTIVMLALAFLLMIGTTLIAEGMGFHVPKGYVYAAMAFSAIVEVLNMISRRARQKSKPGAH, from the coding sequence ATGGACAGCATTCTTGCGCTCATGCAGGACCCGGCCGCCTGGATCGCGCTCATCACGCTCATCGTGATGGAAGTCGTTCTCGGTATCGACAACCTTATTTTCATCTCGATCCTGACGAACAAGCTGCCCGCCGAGCACCGGGTGCAGGCCCGCCGCATCGGCATCGGCCTGGCGCTGGTCATGCGCCTTGCGCTGCTCGGCACCATCGCCTGGATCGTCCAGCTCACCACCCCGGTCTTCGAGGCCTTCGGCCACGGCTATTCGTGGAAGGACATGATCCTGATCGCCGGCGGCCTTTTCCTCGTCTGGAAGGCGACGAAGGAAATCCACCACAATGTCGACCCGGTCGACCACAAGGAAGACATGGTGGGCGGCGCGGTATCGTCGACCTTCGCCTCCGCCATCGGCCAGATCCTGCTGCTCGACCTCGTCTTCTCCATCGACAGCATCATCACCGCCGTCGGCATGACGCCTCACCTGCCGATCATGGTGGTCGCCGTCGTCGTGGCCGTGACCGTCATGCTGGTCGCTTCCAACCCGCTGGCCAACTTCATCGAGAAGAACCCGACGATCGTCATGCTGGCGCTCGCCTTCCTGCTGATGATCGGCACGACGCTGATCGCCGAAGGCATGGGCTTCCATGTGCCGAAGGGCTACGTCTATGCCGCCATGGCCTTCTCGGCGATCGTGGAAGTGCTCAACATGATCTCACGCAGGGCGCGGCAGAAGAGCAAGCCGGGCGCGCACTGA
- a CDS encoding SLC13 family permease: MTLEQTFAFVVIALMMAAFIWGRFRYDLVACCSLLLALALGIVPFDKAFSGFSDDIVIIVGSALMVSAAVARSGIVNIVVKRFFPNLTSKRSQLALLLVSVAVLSAFIKNIGALAIMMPLAFQFSRKSGAPASKFLMPMAFAALLGGLMTQIGTSPNIVVSRLRQEITGESFTMFDFTPVGATLTVCGVLFMLFFNRIVPERTNNNASIEESLEAAAYSSDATVEEGSPSVGKSLNDILKNGDGEVIATAIIRGHVHIAPLPDVRLMTGDTVLMEGTASALDKVVSATGLTLSGKPIRAGRGEAGEISAIEVVVGNESRLIDISARSIALFHSYGINLLAVSRQGQRLREKLSEVRLRPGDVIVVQGNNRSLPTLLPELGLLPLAQREILLGAPRRAIIPVLILIAAMASTALGFVPVATGFFAAAVAMVLFRAVPLREVYGALDGPILVMLAALIPVSDSLRTTGASELIAGWLGDVAVHLPPFGALALILLTAMAVTPFLNNAATVLVMAPIAASFAGALGYRPEAFLMAVAIGAGCDFLTPVGHQCNTLVMGPGGYKFADYPRVGLPLSLLIVIVSVPTLLAVWPVQ, from the coding sequence ATGACCCTAGAGCAGACCTTCGCCTTCGTCGTCATCGCGCTGATGATGGCGGCATTCATCTGGGGAAGGTTCCGCTACGATCTGGTCGCCTGCTGTTCCCTGCTTCTGGCGCTCGCCCTCGGCATCGTGCCCTTCGACAAGGCCTTTTCCGGCTTTTCCGACGATATCGTCATCATCGTCGGCAGCGCGCTGATGGTGAGCGCGGCGGTCGCCCGCTCCGGCATCGTCAACATCGTCGTGAAGCGCTTCTTCCCGAATCTCACCTCCAAGCGCAGCCAACTCGCACTGCTGCTCGTCTCGGTCGCGGTGCTCTCGGCCTTCATCAAGAATATCGGCGCGCTCGCCATCATGATGCCGCTCGCCTTCCAGTTCTCCCGCAAATCCGGCGCGCCCGCCTCGAAATTCCTGATGCCGATGGCCTTCGCGGCCCTGCTCGGCGGCCTGATGACCCAGATCGGCACCTCGCCCAACATCGTCGTCTCGCGGCTGCGGCAGGAAATCACCGGCGAGAGCTTCACGATGTTCGACTTCACGCCGGTCGGCGCCACGCTCACGGTGTGCGGCGTGCTCTTCATGCTGTTCTTCAACCGCATCGTGCCCGAGCGCACCAACAACAATGCCAGCATCGAGGAATCGCTGGAGGCAGCCGCCTATTCCTCGGATGCGACCGTGGAGGAAGGCTCGCCCTCGGTCGGAAAATCGCTCAACGACATCCTGAAGAACGGCGACGGCGAGGTGATCGCCACCGCGATCATCCGCGGCCACGTCCACATCGCGCCGTTGCCTGACGTGCGGCTCATGACGGGCGATACGGTCCTGATGGAGGGCACGGCCAGCGCGCTCGACAAGGTGGTTTCCGCCACCGGTCTGACGCTTTCCGGCAAGCCGATCCGCGCCGGGCGCGGGGAAGCCGGCGAGATCAGCGCCATCGAGGTGGTCGTGGGCAACGAATCCCGCCTCATCGACATTTCCGCGCGCTCCATCGCGCTCTTCCACTCCTACGGCATCAACCTGCTCGCCGTCAGCCGGCAGGGCCAGCGCCTGCGCGAAAAGCTCTCCGAGGTGCGCCTGCGCCCCGGCGACGTGATCGTGGTGCAGGGCAACAACCGATCGCTGCCGACGCTGCTGCCGGAACTCGGCCTGCTTCCCCTCGCCCAGCGCGAGATCCTGCTCGGCGCGCCGCGAAGGGCGATCATTCCCGTTCTGATCCTGATCGCCGCCATGGCGTCCACCGCGCTTGGCTTCGTTCCGGTCGCGACCGGCTTCTTCGCCGCCGCCGTCGCCATGGTGCTGTTCCGCGCCGTGCCGTTGCGCGAGGTCTACGGCGCGCTCGACGGGCCGATCCTCGTCATGCTCGCGGCCCTCATCCCGGTCTCCGACAGCCTGCGCACGACGGGCGCGAGCGAACTCATCGCCGGCTGGCTCGGCGATGTCGCCGTGCACCTGCCGCCTTTCGGCGCGCTCGCGCTCATTCTTCTGACCGCCATGGCCGTGACGCCCTTCCTCAACAATGCCGCGACAGTGCTCGTCATGGCCCCGATCGCCGCAAGTTTCGCCGGGGCGCTCGGCTACAGGCCGGAGGCCTTCCTGATGGCCGTGGCGATCGGTGCGGGTTGCGACTTCCTCACCCCCGTCGGCCACCAGTGCAACACGCTGGTCATGGGCCCCGGCGGCTACAAGTTCGCCGATTATCCGCGCGTCGGCCTGCCCCTCTCTCTTCTCATCGTCATCGTCAGCGTGCCGACGCTGCTCGCCGTCTGGCCGGTGCAGTAG
- the gltX gene encoding glutamate--tRNA ligase, which yields MSTSGVRVRIAPSPTGEPHVGTAYIALFNYLFAKKHNGTFILRIEDTDATRSTPEFEQKVLDALKWCGLEWSEGPDIGGPYGPYRQSDRKDIYRPYVDKIVANGHGFNCFCTPERLEKMREEQRAAGKPPKYDGLCLHLSAEEVTKRVEAGEPHVVRMKIPTEGSCKFVDGVYGPVEIPWDAVDMQVLLKADGMPTYHMANVVDDHMMKITHVARGEEWLASVPKHILIYQYLGLEPPVFMHLSLMRNHDKSKLSKRKNPTSISYYSALGYLPEALMNFLGLFFVQIAEGEELLTMEQLAEKFDPENLSKAGAIFDIQKLDWLNGRWLREQLSEEEFTQRVLAWAMENDRVRQGLKLSQSRISKLGELPDLAGFLLKSDLGLTPEAFAKVKSTPEEILEVLNQVQPDLEKMPEWTVESIEAELRASADRLGKKLKVVVAPLFVAVSGSSRSLPLFDSMAILGRSVVRQRLKVAAQVVASMVGSGK from the coding sequence ATGAGCACATCCGGCGTTCGCGTCCGCATCGCACCCTCCCCGACCGGCGAGCCGCATGTCGGCACCGCCTATATCGCGCTGTTCAACTACCTCTTCGCCAAGAAGCACAACGGCACCTTCATCCTGCGCATCGAGGATACGGACGCCACGCGCTCGACGCCGGAATTCGAGCAGAAGGTACTGGACGCGCTGAAATGGTGCGGCCTCGAATGGTCGGAAGGCCCCGATATCGGCGGCCCCTACGGCCCCTACCGCCAGTCCGACCGCAAGGACATCTATCGTCCCTATGTCGACAAGATCGTCGCCAATGGCCACGGCTTCAATTGCTTCTGCACGCCCGAGCGGCTGGAGAAGATGCGCGAGGAGCAGCGCGCCGCCGGCAAGCCGCCGAAATATGACGGCCTGTGCCTCCACCTTTCCGCAGAGGAAGTGACGAAGCGCGTCGAAGCCGGCGAGCCGCATGTCGTGCGCATGAAGATCCCGACCGAGGGTTCGTGCAAGTTCGTCGACGGCGTCTACGGCCCGGTCGAGATTCCGTGGGATGCGGTCGACATGCAGGTCCTGCTCAAGGCCGACGGCATGCCGACCTACCACATGGCCAACGTGGTCGACGACCACATGATGAAGATCACGCATGTGGCGCGCGGCGAGGAATGGCTCGCCTCGGTGCCCAAGCACATCCTCATCTATCAATATCTCGGCCTCGAGCCGCCGGTCTTCATGCACCTGTCGCTGATGCGCAATCACGACAAGTCGAAGCTGTCGAAACGCAAGAACCCGACCTCGATCTCCTATTATTCGGCGCTCGGCTACCTGCCGGAAGCGCTGATGAACTTCCTCGGCCTGTTCTTCGTGCAGATCGCCGAGGGCGAAGAGCTGCTGACCATGGAACAGCTCGCCGAAAAGTTCGACCCGGAGAACCTCTCCAAGGCCGGCGCGATCTTCGACATCCAGAAGCTCGACTGGCTGAACGGCCGCTGGCTGCGCGAACAGCTTTCCGAGGAAGAGTTCACCCAGCGCGTGCTGGCCTGGGCGATGGAGAACGACCGCGTCCGCCAGGGCCTGAAGCTCTCGCAGTCGCGCATTTCCAAGCTCGGCGAACTGCCCGATCTCGCCGGCTTCCTCCTGAAGTCGGATCTCGGCCTGACGCCGGAGGCCTTTGCGAAAGTGAAGTCGACGCCGGAGGAAATCCTCGAAGTGCTGAACCAGGTGCAGCCGGACCTCGAAAAGATGCCGGAATGGACCGTCGAGAGCATCGAGGCGGAACTGCGCGCCAGCGCCGACAGGCTCGGCAAGAAGCTGAAGGTCGTGGTGGCCCCGCTCTTCGTCGCCGTCTCCGGCTCGTCGCGCTCGCTGCCGCTGTTCGATTCGATGGCGATCCTCGGCCGTTCGGTCGTGCGCCAGCGCCTGAAGGTCGCCGCGCAGGTCGTCGCCTCGATGGTCGGTAGCGGAAAGTAA
- the lysS gene encoding lysine--tRNA ligase translates to MNEKTETALSSDPTEVRRQKLDQLRQTVGDVYPAHFHRTMTNAELAAKYETLELDTESGDVVTVAGRVYSSRNSGMFMDIHDASGKIQIFSHKDTTPEEARALLPMIDLGDIIGVTGLVRRTKRGELTINAQEIVMLTKTLLPMPEKWHGVADVEIRYRKRHLDIMTNEESKLRFQQRSKIVSGIRRFMENDGFMEVETPMLHSVYGGATAEPFKTHHNTLKLDMFLRIAPELFLKRTLVSGLTDKVFEINRNFRNEGVSTRHNPEFTMMECYWAYADYEDIMDLVERLFAELAVKIHGSTEFAYGDKEISFKGPFKRVPMPDAVRQATGIDFLAIKTDEEARAAAKAAGFEVEKDWTWGECLAFIFEEKVEPTLIQPSHVTHFPKDISPFAKEVPGEPRLVERFETYCNTWELGNAFSELNDPEEQRARMVEQLEQAHARGEKAKQLDDEFLDAIDQGMPPAGGLGIGVDRLIMLLTNAPSIRDVILFPARRAKND, encoded by the coding sequence ATGAACGAGAAGACAGAAACCGCCCTTTCCTCCGATCCGACGGAAGTCCGCCGCCAGAAGCTCGACCAGCTTCGCCAGACGGTCGGCGACGTCTATCCGGCGCATTTCCACCGGACGATGACCAATGCGGAGCTGGCTGCGAAATACGAGACGCTTGAACTCGACACGGAGAGCGGCGACGTCGTGACCGTGGCCGGCCGCGTCTATTCCTCGCGCAATTCCGGCATGTTCATGGACATCCATGACGCCTCCGGCAAGATCCAGATCTTTTCCCACAAGGACACGACGCCCGAGGAAGCCCGCGCGCTGCTGCCGATGATCGACCTCGGCGACATCATCGGCGTCACCGGCCTCGTGCGCCGCACCAAGCGCGGCGAACTGACGATCAACGCGCAGGAGATCGTCATGCTGACGAAGACCCTGCTGCCGATGCCCGAGAAGTGGCACGGCGTTGCCGATGTCGAGATCCGCTACCGCAAGCGCCACCTCGACATCATGACCAACGAGGAATCCAAGCTCCGCTTCCAGCAGCGCTCGAAGATCGTTTCCGGCATCCGCCGCTTCATGGAGAACGACGGCTTCATGGAAGTCGAGACGCCCATGCTGCATTCGGTCTATGGCGGCGCGACGGCCGAGCCCTTCAAGACGCACCACAACACGCTGAAGCTCGACATGTTCCTGCGCATCGCGCCGGAACTGTTCCTCAAGCGCACGCTGGTCTCCGGCCTCACCGACAAGGTGTTCGAGATCAACCGCAACTTCCGCAACGAGGGCGTGTCGACCCGGCACAATCCCGAATTCACGATGATGGAGTGCTACTGGGCCTATGCCGACTACGAGGACATCATGGACCTCGTGGAACGCCTGTTCGCCGAGCTTGCGGTGAAGATCCACGGCTCGACCGAGTTTGCCTACGGCGACAAGGAAATCTCCTTCAAGGGACCGTTCAAGCGCGTGCCGATGCCCGACGCCGTCAGGCAAGCGACCGGCATCGACTTCCTCGCGATCAAGACGGACGAGGAGGCCCGCGCCGCCGCCAAGGCCGCCGGCTTCGAGGTGGAGAAGGACTGGACCTGGGGCGAATGCCTCGCCTTCATCTTCGAGGAGAAGGTCGAGCCGACGCTGATCCAGCCGAGCCACGTCACGCACTTCCCGAAGGACATCTCGCCCTTCGCCAAGGAAGTGCCGGGCGAACCGCGCCTCGTCGAGCGTTTCGAGACCTATTGCAACACCTGGGAACTCGGCAACGCCTTCTCGGAACTGAACGACCCGGAAGAGCAGCGCGCCCGCATGGTCGAGCAGCTCGAACAAGCCCATGCCCGCGGCGAGAAGGCCAAGCAGCTCGACGACGAATTCCTCGACGCCATCGACCAGGGCATGCCGCCCGCCGGCGGTCTCGGCATCGGGGTCGACCGCCTGATCATGCTGCTCACCAACGCGCCATCGATCCGCGACGTCATCCTCTTCCCGGCGCGCCGGGCGAAGAACGACTGA
- a CDS encoding hybrid-cluster NAD(P)-dependent oxidoreductase → MTAASHFRHFDGLQPWNDRQHLLECTAVTVETADVMTFTFRSDRDNWFRYLPGQFVTLELPVSEDEPVMRTYTLSSTPSRPFSVAVTVKAQKSSIGTRWMFDNLRPGMKLKAFGPLGDFSFVRYPAEKYLFISAGSGITPMMSMTRWMSDCAPQSDVAFVSCARKPEDLLFKAELECLAAQMPNLALGFVVESHNPRDGWHGLRGRIDAARLSLLAPDFRERTVFCCGPEPFMRGVRDMLKVCGFNMDRYHEESFQPANAPAPEEIAVRAGPGEPDAGAVSTVTFTMAGKDAKCPPGQTILQTARAAGVRIGAACEGGLCGTCRVMKVSGEVEMRHNGGILDDEIEEGYILACCSRPIGDVSIEA, encoded by the coding sequence ATGACCGCCGCCAGCCACTTCCGTCACTTCGATGGACTCCAGCCATGGAACGATCGCCAGCACTTGCTGGAATGCACCGCCGTGACGGTGGAGACGGCCGACGTGATGACCTTCACCTTCCGCTCGGATCGCGACAACTGGTTCCGGTACCTGCCGGGCCAGTTCGTCACGCTGGAGCTGCCGGTGTCGGAAGACGAGCCGGTCATGCGCACCTACACGCTCTCCTCGACGCCCTCGCGTCCCTTCTCCGTCGCCGTCACGGTGAAGGCGCAGAAGAGTTCGATCGGCACGCGCTGGATGTTCGACAACCTGCGTCCCGGCATGAAGCTGAAGGCGTTCGGGCCGCTCGGCGACTTCTCCTTCGTGCGCTATCCGGCGGAAAAGTACCTCTTCATCTCGGCCGGCTCTGGTATCACGCCGATGATGTCGATGACGCGCTGGATGTCGGACTGCGCGCCGCAGTCGGACGTCGCCTTCGTCTCTTGCGCCCGCAAGCCGGAAGACCTCCTGTTCAAGGCGGAGCTCGAATGTCTCGCCGCGCAGATGCCGAACCTCGCGCTCGGCTTCGTCGTCGAGAGCCACAATCCGCGCGACGGCTGGCATGGCTTGCGCGGGCGGATCGATGCGGCCCGCCTCTCGCTGCTCGCCCCCGATTTCCGTGAGCGCACCGTCTTCTGCTGCGGCCCGGAGCCCTTCATGCGCGGCGTGCGCGACATGCTGAAGGTCTGCGGCTTCAACATGGACCGCTATCATGAGGAAAGCTTCCAGCCGGCCAACGCCCCGGCGCCGGAAGAAATCGCCGTTCGCGCCGGCCCGGGCGAGCCGGATGCCGGGGCCGTCTCCACCGTCACCTTCACCATGGCCGGCAAGGACGCCAAGTGCCCGCCCGGCCAGACGATCCTGCAGACGGCACGCGCCGCCGGCGTGCGCATCGGCGCGGCCTGCGAGGGCGGCCTTTGCGGCACCTGCCGGGTGATGAAGGTCTCGGGAGAGGTCGAGATGCGGCACAATGGCGGCATTCTCGATGACGAGATCGAGGAGGGTTATATCCTCGCCTGCTGCTCGCGGCCGATCGGCGACGTGTCGATCGAGGCGTAA
- a CDS encoding aromatic ring-hydroxylating oxygenase subunit alpha yields MDIRSDVLRKLKNRRDGYSLEQAFYIDPDHYKLDLETIWYRDWLFIGHDCEIPKAGNYFTVQVGDYPVVITRDRSGMVRALHNSCRHRGSRVCTQHKGSSAKLVCPYHQWTYELDGSLLFARHMAEDFDRTQHSLKQINCQTVGGYIFICLADEAPDFAPFRALVEPYLARHRLGETKVAFESTIIEKGNWKLVWENNRECYHCAANHPELCRTYPEAPSATGVQGAKDDPVIAEHWARCEAQGLPSEFRISPTGQFRAARMPLIQDAESYTMSGARAVQRPLSNDVLESHIGTLLLFHYPSTWNHVLADHAITFRVLPLGPELTQVTTKWLVSKDAVEGVDYRLDELTHVWTETNDQDRRIVEENAFGIRSPAYQPGPYSPEDEGGVMQFVEWYCNFMIERLDGAKKPLSRVA; encoded by the coding sequence ATGGACATCAGAAGCGACGTGCTCCGCAAGCTCAAGAACCGGCGCGACGGCTACAGCCTCGAGCAGGCCTTCTACATCGACCCCGATCACTACAAGCTCGACCTGGAGACGATCTGGTATCGCGACTGGCTGTTCATCGGCCATGATTGCGAAATCCCGAAAGCCGGCAACTATTTCACCGTGCAGGTCGGCGACTATCCGGTCGTCATCACCCGCGACCGCTCGGGCATGGTGCGCGCGCTGCACAATTCCTGCCGCCACCGCGGCTCGCGCGTCTGCACCCAGCACAAGGGCTCGTCCGCCAAGCTCGTCTGTCCCTACCACCAGTGGACCTACGAACTCGACGGCTCGCTGCTCTTCGCCCGCCACATGGCGGAGGATTTCGACAGGACGCAGCACAGCCTGAAGCAGATCAACTGCCAGACCGTCGGCGGCTACATCTTCATCTGCCTTGCTGACGAGGCGCCGGATTTTGCGCCCTTCCGCGCCCTGGTCGAGCCCTATCTCGCCCGCCACCGCCTCGGCGAAACCAAGGTCGCCTTCGAAAGCACGATCATCGAGAAGGGCAACTGGAAGCTCGTCTGGGAGAACAACCGCGAGTGCTACCACTGCGCCGCCAACCATCCGGAACTCTGCCGCACCTATCCGGAAGCGCCGAGCGCGACCGGCGTGCAGGGCGCCAAGGATGATCCCGTCATCGCCGAGCATTGGGCGCGTTGCGAGGCCCAGGGCTTGCCGAGCGAATTCAGGATCTCGCCGACCGGCCAGTTCCGCGCCGCGCGCATGCCGCTCATCCAGGATGCCGAGAGCTACACCATGTCCGGCGCGCGCGCCGTCCAGCGACCACTCTCCAACGACGTGCTGGAGAGCCATATCGGCACGCTGCTGCTCTTCCATTATCCGTCGACGTGGAACCACGTTCTCGCCGACCACGCCATCACCTTCCGCGTGCTGCCGCTCGGCCCTGAACTGACGCAGGTCACCACCAAATGGCTGGTCAGCAAGGATGCGGTGGAAGGCGTCGATTACCGTCTCGACGAGCTCACCCATGTCTGGACCGAGACCAACGACCAGGATCGCCGGATCGTCGAGGAAAACGCCTTCGGCATCCGCTCGCCCGCCTACCAGCCAGGCCCCTATTCGCCGGAGGACGAGGGCGGCGTCATGCAGTTCGTCGAATGGTACTGCAACTTCATGATCGAGCGGCTCGACGGCGCCAAGAAGCCGCTTTCGCGGGTGGCATGA
- a CDS encoding DUF6656 family protein: MQQTKFRYYDAVAFKRANPPKAAVHTEFLRTGRIDRSFGWSPTEKRYLSHQEVAERTGRKLERAGSVTHDRINGFHQSIQFPKLIFHRTLAETPHLGYCHITVAKSRFAEFENVQWAFYMANFLAEIGDDEQFFAGISKKPGRMYFAVAIAPTEEEGRLKIDRKVRGNGVIFRTDDPKLAMKNVLMLGARNEALRKIIRAL; this comes from the coding sequence GTGCAGCAGACGAAATTCCGATATTACGATGCCGTCGCCTTCAAGCGCGCGAACCCGCCGAAAGCCGCCGTGCACACCGAATTCCTGCGCACCGGCCGCATCGACCGCAGTTTCGGCTGGAGCCCGACGGAGAAGCGCTATCTCAGCCACCAGGAGGTTGCCGAGCGCACCGGCCGCAAGCTGGAACGGGCCGGCAGCGTCACCCATGACCGCATCAACGGCTTCCACCAGTCCATCCAGTTCCCGAAGCTGATCTTCCACCGCACGCTGGCCGAAACGCCGCATCTCGGCTATTGCCACATCACGGTGGCCAAATCCCGCTTCGCGGAATTCGAGAACGTGCAATGGGCCTTCTACATGGCCAATTTCCTCGCCGAGATCGGCGACGACGAGCAGTTCTTCGCCGGCATTTCCAAGAAGCCCGGGCGCATGTATTTCGCCGTCGCCATCGCGCCGACGGAGGAGGAAGGCCGCCTCAAGATCGACCGCAAGGTGCGCGGCAACGGCGTCATCTTCCGCACCGACGATCCGAAGCTCGCCATGAAGAACGTGCTGATGCTCGGCGCCCGCAACGAGGCGCTGCGCAAGATCATCCGCGCGCTGTGA
- a CDS encoding GGDEF domain-containing protein, translating to MAHKKSSTTDIALRIATAMKQMGIDGLPRNYELVYEAYAGGNPELVRDFIALGKYKTQAALDELGRKYLPHQHEASVLQRSAGAISSEMSNFMDLLSQERSSLNDYGRLIGEASQVIREAGGALGSSLEALQRATELRVSHTAEMAEKVAAQSAAMEGIQKEMAEFEATKFIDPPTKLGNRRAFNKALARVYANPDLPMLCGVAVAEIDAERRFSPGQIEALSDHLVSFYGGLIRQAFPASDLAVRFDGLRFGFLFHTSDESEVTRLIDLLRAAFQTMALRDPRTGRNLGHLTLSAGVCMSDRADSALDLASACERALAEARAGGGDGVVVYGRGDEVPAGKEWMLYRA from the coding sequence ATGGCGCACAAGAAATCCTCGACGACCGACATCGCCCTGCGGATCGCGACGGCGATGAAGCAGATGGGCATCGACGGCCTGCCGCGCAACTACGAACTGGTCTACGAGGCCTATGCCGGCGGCAATCCGGAGCTGGTGCGCGACTTCATCGCGCTCGGCAAGTACAAGACGCAGGCCGCCCTCGACGAGCTTGGCCGCAAGTACCTGCCGCACCAGCACGAGGCGAGCGTGCTGCAGCGCTCGGCGGGCGCGATCAGCAGCGAGATGAGCAATTTCATGGACCTGCTCAGCCAGGAGCGCTCCTCGCTCAACGATTACGGCCGCCTGATCGGCGAGGCCTCGCAGGTCATCCGCGAGGCCGGCGGCGCGCTCGGCAGCTCGCTCGAAGCCCTGCAGCGGGCGACGGAACTGCGCGTCAGCCACACGGCGGAAATGGCGGAAAAGGTTGCCGCGCAATCGGCCGCGATGGAGGGCATCCAGAAGGAGATGGCGGAATTCGAGGCGACGAAATTCATCGATCCGCCGACGAAGCTCGGCAACCGTCGCGCCTTCAACAAGGCGCTCGCCCGCGTCTACGCCAATCCGGACCTGCCGATGCTGTGCGGCGTGGCCGTCGCCGAGATCGATGCCGAGCGCCGTTTTTCGCCCGGGCAGATCGAGGCGCTGTCCGACCACCTCGTGAGCTTCTACGGCGGCCTCATCCGCCAGGCCTTTCCGGCAAGCGACCTTGCCGTCCGCTTCGATGGCCTGCGCTTCGGCTTCCTCTTCCACACATCGGACGAGAGCGAGGTGACGCGGCTGATCGATCTCCTGCGCGCCGCCTTCCAGACGATGGCGCTGCGCGATCCGCGCACCGGCCGCAATCTCGGCCACCTGACGCTTTCGGCCGGGGTCTGCATGTCGGATCGCGCCGACAGCGCGCTCGACCTTGCCTCGGCCTGCGAGCGCGCGCTTGCCGAAGCCAGGGCAGGGGGAGGAGACGGGGTGGTCGTCTACGGCCGCGGCGACGAGGTGCCGGCGGGCAAGGAATGGATGCTCTACCGGGCCTGA
- a CDS encoding L-threonylcarbamoyladenylate synthase: MAEIVDTRMDAEAALARAAKTLGRGVPVAIPTETVYGLAADATNPLAITRIYEMKGRPRFNPLICHMADLAMAERHAVFDPLSRRIAEAFWPGPLTLVVPIRPDSAIHPLARAGLDTVGIRVPTGIAGRLIAAFGRPLAAPSANTSGRISPTSARHVADDFGGKLELVLDGGPAVVGLESTILKVEGETIRLLRPGGLDAADVERVTGRPVLRKEAGASIEAPGMLASHYAPDAPVRLDARDVRPGEVLIRFGGKALPGEAQAALVLDLSPAGDLAEAAANLFGYMKQADAAGARAIAFSPIPASGLGEAINDRLQRAAAPRG; this comes from the coding sequence ATGGCTGAGATCGTTGATACGCGCATGGATGCGGAGGCGGCGCTGGCGCGGGCCGCGAAGACCCTCGGCCGCGGCGTGCCGGTCGCCATTCCCACCGAAACCGTCTACGGCCTTGCCGCCGACGCCACCAATCCGCTGGCGATCACCCGCATCTATGAAATGAAGGGCCGGCCGCGCTTCAACCCGCTGATCTGCCACATGGCCGACCTTGCCATGGCGGAGCGCCACGCGGTGTTCGATCCCCTGTCGCGCAGGATCGCCGAGGCCTTCTGGCCCGGCCCGCTGACGCTGGTGGTGCCGATCCGCCCGGACAGCGCCATCCATCCTCTGGCGCGCGCGGGCCTCGACACCGTCGGCATCCGCGTGCCGACCGGCATTGCCGGCCGCCTGATCGCCGCCTTCGGCCGGCCGCTCGCCGCCCCGAGTGCCAACACGTCCGGCCGCATCAGCCCGACCAGCGCGCGCCATGTGGCAGACGATTTCGGCGGCAAGCTGGAACTGGTGCTCGACGGCGGCCCTGCGGTCGTGGGGCTCGAATCCACCATCCTCAAGGTCGAGGGCGAGACGATCCGGCTGCTCAGGCCCGGCGGGCTCGACGCGGCGGATGTCGAGCGGGTCACCGGCCGCCCCGTCCTGCGCAAGGAGGCCGGTGCGAGCATCGAGGCGCCGGGCATGCTCGCCTCGCACTATGCGCCCGACGCGCCGGTGCGCCTCGACGCCCGCGACGTGCGGCCCGGCGAGGTGCTGATCCGCTTCGGCGGCAAGGCGCTTCCCGGCGAGGCGCAGGCCGCGCTCGTGCTCGACCTCAGCCCGGCCGGCGACCTCGCCGAAGCCGCCGCCAACCTCTTCGGCTACATGAAGCAGGCGGATGCGGCGGGCGCACGCGCCATCGCCTTCTCGCCGATCCCCGCGAGCGGCCTCGGCGAGGCGATCAACGACCGCCTGCAACGCGCCGCCGCGCCGCGCGGCTAG